Proteins co-encoded in one Callospermophilus lateralis isolate mCalLat2 chromosome 2, mCalLat2.hap1, whole genome shotgun sequence genomic window:
- the LOC143391661 gene encoding olfactory receptor 4S2-like isoform X1 yields MTSWTHPMEKINNVTEFIFLGLSQNPEVEEVCLVLFSFFYAVILLGNLTIMLTVCMGNLLKSPMYFFLNFLSFVDICYSSIIVPKMIVDLLAKNKTISYAGCMLQLFGVHFLGCTEIFILTVMAYDRYVAICKPLHYMTIMDQKTCSKMLLGTWIGGFIHSIIQVALVVQLPFCGPNEIDHYFCDVHPVLKLACTDTYIVGIFVTANSGTISLGSFAILLFSYSVILVTLRKQSAEGRRKALSTCGSHIAVVIIFFGPCTFMYMRPDTTFSEDKMVAVFYTIITPMLNPLIYTLRNTEVKNAMKKLWGKKVFWTSGK; encoded by the coding sequence ATGACCTCATGGACTCATCCcatggaaaaaataaacaatgtaACTGAATTCATCTTCTTGGGCCTTTCCCAGAACCCAGAAGTTGAGGAAGTCTGCTTAGTGCTGTTCTCATTCTTCTATGCAGTCATTCTTCTGGGAAACCTCACCATCATGCTGACAGTTTGCATGGGCAACCTGCTCAAGTCTCCTATGTATTTCTTTCTCAACTTCTTGTCTTTTGTAGACATTTGTTATTCTTCAATCATAGTACCCAAGATGATTGTTGACCTGTTAGCAAAGAATAAAACTATCTCTTATGCAGGGTGCATGCTGCAACTCTTTGGAGTGCATTTCCTTGGTTGCACTGAGATCTTCATCCTTACTGTAATGGCCTATGATCGTTATGTGGCCATCTGCAAACCCCTGCACTATATGACCATTATGGACCAGAAGACGTGCAGTAAAATGTTGCTGGGGACATGGATAGGTGGGTTCATACACTCCATTATCCAAGTGGCTCTGGTAGTCCAATTACCCTTTTGTGGACCCAATGAGATTGATCACTACTTCTGTGATGTCCACCCTGTGCTCAAACTTGCCTGCACAGACACCTATATTGTTGGTATTTTTGTGACAGCCAATAGTGGTACCATTAGTCTAGGGAGCTTTGCAATCTTGCTCTTCTCTTACAGTGTCATTCTGGTGACTCTGAGGAAGCAGTCGGCAGAAGGAAGACGCAAAGCTCTGTCCACCTGTGGCTCCCACATCGCAGTGGTCATCATCTTTTTCGGTCCCTGTACTTTTATGTACATGAGGCCTGACACTACCTTCTCAGAGGATAAGATGGTGGCTGTATTTTACACCATTATCACTCCCATGTTGAATCCTCTGATTTATACACTGAGAAATACAGAAGTGAAAAATGCTATGAAGAAACTGTGGGGCAAGAAGGTGTTTTGGACCAGTGGGAAATAG